The genomic DNA CCGAAAGTCCGGTCCATGTTCGTCGCGTTCCCCTCAGCACCGTCTCACGTAGAGTGAGGGTGACAGCAGTCAGCTCTGAAGAAGGAGAGAGTCAAGCATGGCCAACACAGCATTCCAGGGATCTCCGGTGAAGACCGTCGGCGAACTGCCAGCCAAGGGAGAGCAGTCCCCAGCTTTCAGCCTCGTCGGCAGCGACCTCGGTGATGTGAACTCACAGGACTACTCGGGCAAGCGCGTCGTGCTCAACATCTTCCCCAGCCTCGATACGGGCGTGTGCGCCGCCTCGGTGCGCAAGTTCAACGAACTCGCCGCCGGCCTGGAGAACACCACCGTTCTCTGCGTGTCCAACGACCTTCCGTTCGCTCAGGCCCGCTTCTGCGGCGCCGAGGGCATTGAGAACGTTGTGACGGCATCGGGATTCCGTAGCTCGTTCGGCAAAGACTTCGGCATGACTATGGTCGACGGCCCGCTCGCTGGTCTGCTCGCCCGGTCCGTTGTCGTCCTCGACGAGAAGGGCACCGTGACCTACACGCAGCTCGTTGACGAGATCACCACCGAACCCGACTACGATTCGGCAATCGCAGCTCTGGGAGCCGGATCTTCTCCCGCGAGTCGAAGGTTCGACTCGTGAAGTACGAACCGGGTGGGACGCACACGCGTCCCACCCGGTTGTTCTGTATCAGCAGCGTGCCGGTCGAAGTGGTTCGGAGCACCGGCTGCTGACGAGGAGCAATTGCCGAAATGCTCACATACCGACGACGGTGATCGGCAGGGCGTAGTCGACGCCGGCGAGTTCTCCACCGCTCGTGGTAATGCCGGGGATCATATCCTTCGGTGCCGGATGATCGCTGAGGGCGTCCAAATAGACCTTGTGTGCCTCAAGCGATCGCACACCACGGTCGACGTGCGCAGCAGTGAGCACCACGGCGTGAGTGGGCTGGGCACCATTGATGAGCAGCCGATCTGCCTTCCACGCTTCAAGTCCCTCATCCTTGAGATCGGTGAAGACCCAGGGATTGTCCGCATCGCGAATAGCGTCGACGGTGGCAACTCCGGCGTGACGATGGTCGACATGATTGAGTCCCCACTGCACTTGGAGGTCGAAGGTCGTCACGACAACCGCATTCGGGCGGAACTCGCGGATCTTCCGCGCGATTGCCCGACGCAACTCGTGCGTGGGTTCCAGCAGACCATCCGGGAAGTCGAGGATCTCCAGATCGTCGACGCCGACGATATTGCACGCCCGACGCTGTTCCTCTGCGCGCAGCGGTGCCACTTCCTCCGGGCTCATGTTCCGGATTCCTGCTTCCCCTCGGGTGAGCAGAAGATAGGCGACTTCTTTGCCCTCATCGGTCCACTTCGACACGGCTGCCGAACCCCCGTATTCCATATCGTCAGGGTGGGCGACCACGCAGAGCACACGGTTGATATCGGAGTCATCGAAAAGCGGGATCTCAGTCATGAGTCCAGGCTAGGCGGCAGTTGACGCTTGCGCCAGAGACCGGGGACGACCAGATGATTGGGTACGATGTAGAGGACCCCACCGATCGAGTGAAGGCAGACGATGATGAACAGACCACTCGTAGCGGTGACGCTGGCCCTGGGCCTGACTCTCAGCGGATGTTCGGCGTTCAAGGTCAGCAGCTCCGAAGGTGCGGGATCCAAACCGGCGAATGTGGGAATCGGCGACGGACAGTCGCCTTCGCCGACCGCAACCGGCCCGACGATTCCCGACGGGATGAGCGAGACCACTGTCGACCTGGGTGGGCAATGCCCCGTCGAAGTCAGTTTGGCCTTGGGCGCCGACTGGTCAGATAGGTCCGGTTACGACGGCTATCGGCTCTACGAAGCTGATTCTGGTGCGATCATCACTGTCAACTGCATTGATGACGACGAGTCGTCACCTCAAGAATTGGTGGACAAGGCGCGGGAGAGGATGTTCAGCACGTCGGGATCGTCCATGACCAGTGAGTCCACCGGATCACTCAGCGGTGGAGAGTACTGGGTCTTCCACGGCACCTTGGCACCCGATGACATGCGAGCTGTCGACAAAGAGGACACCGTGATGTTCGGTGCAGTTGCCGGAATATCTGTCGACGGTCGACTCTTCAAGGTCAGCGTCGACATGCTTGCGCAAGCCGATGACACAGAGGCTCAAAACCAGTTCCGACAGATGCTGCCGACGGTTCGCTTTGGCGATCAGGTGCTCAAAGCCCCAGACCTGCGCTGAGGCTGCCGACTGCCAGACATGCGTTTGAGCAGTTCTCGAGCCGCTATCCTCCCGGCCCTGGTCGCGCCCACCGTGGAACTGGCTGATCCGTAGCCGACGAGGAACAGCCTCGGATCGTCTTTGACCGCGACCTCGGTTTCCATGGAGATTCCGCCATCAGGTGTGCGCAGGCGCAGCGGTGCAAGGTGTTTGAGTGCCGCTCGGAACCCGGTGTTCCAGAAGATCACGTCGACCTCTTCGACACGGGGTTCGTCGAACGGCGCCCATGTTTCGGGCACTGCCAGGTGGTCGCTGGCCGAAGGGCCCAAGCCTTCCGACGTGGTCGGAGGCTCGGTGTCGCCGAGTCCGGGGAAGCGGACGCCGTGGGGAAGGATGCGGTCGAACATGCCGCGAGACACCAGAACTCCCGAGTCGATTCCTTCCCGGAACTCTCTGCGGATCGGCAGGCCAGTCGTGCGAACGACGCTGGCTGGGGCCAGACCGGACAGAGTTCGTTCGCGAACGGCTCGTTCGACCTCAAGTCCCCATTGGCCGTCGAATTCCCTGGACGTGAAGTTCGGGGGACGGCGTGTGGCCCAAAGAGTGTCGGTCACTTCGGCGAGTTCGAGGAGAAACTGCGTGGCGGAGATTCCGCCGCCGACCACGAGCGTGCGCAGTCCCCGGAAGTCTTCGACGTCACGGAAGTTCACGGTATGTAGCTGGTGGCCCTCGAACTCCGCGATGCCGGGGACGAAGGGGACGTAAGGCTGGGTCCACGTGCCGGTTGCGTTGATGAGGTAGTCGCTGGAGAGCGTCACGTGTTCACGTCGACGGTGGCTGTGATGGTGAATCGTCCCTGTCCGGGTTCTTCGGACCGGACGGTGTCCACTTCAGCGGCCGGATGACGCAGAGTTCGAGCTCGCGTTCGAAGCGGGAGTAGTAGTCGGAGACGATCTCCGAGGCGGGGACGTTCGGATCGGGACGTCCGAGAGGGAATCCAGGCAGGTCGGAGATGTGGTTGGTGGTGCCCAGGGTCAATGAGGCCCACCGTTCTCGCCAGGCACCACCGGGGCCGTCTCCGGCATCGAGAATGATGAAATCTTTGCCTGGTGCGAGGCCGTCGCGCCACAGGTAATGGGCTGCGGACAGCCCGGCCTGGCCCGCCCCGATGATGACGACAGTCCAATGAGAATCGATCAGGAGCTCGTTGATTCGGCACACCATGTGACCATTGTTTCAGGTTTCTCTCGTCACGGTCCCATCGATCGGATTGGAGCGATGTGCTGATCCGTTTCGGCAGTGAGCTAAGGCGTCATCGGGCAGATCGGGCGCAGTCGGGTCCACGAGGATTGGAATAGCAGTCTTCGTCGACGAGGTAGCGGTGATAGCGGTAGACCTCAATGGCGATATCGTTGCTGGCGACGTGAGCGAAACCATCGATAGGGAGCCAGGGGCCGCCGTCGACTGAGAACTCACCGCTGAATGTCGCGGTCATCGAGGCCGACACTTTGCCTGACTTTTGGTATTCGTGTCCGATCTGCGGGGTGCCGCCGGGCAGTGGTTTCGCGCCTTTTGCGGTGGTTGTCGTGCCCGAACCATCGCCGAAGTCCCAGTTGAATCGCTCGGGGGTGATTTTGACTTGGACCGCGTAGGTCAACAGGGTCATGTCGATATAGCTGACATCGATGTCCGTCCAGAAAGCGGCCGGTTTGCCGACGACGGCCCAATCCTTTGGCCAGGCGTAGATTGTGGGCGCCGGAATGTCGAAGTTCTGGAACTGCGATTCCGGGATACGCGTCGGGGGATCGGGGCGAGCCGGAGCGCCGCCTCCACCGCCCCCTCCGCCACCTGGGCCGGGCTCGCTCACACACAGATAGCCGACGTCTTCAGTGGGGCAGTCAGGCTGTCCGCCGCCTCCTCCGCCGGCGCCACCTCCGCCCCCGGATCCACCGCCGCCGTTGCCGCCACCACCAGAGCCGCCACCTCCGGAGCCTCCGCCGTCAGTTCCCCCTCCGCCCGGAGGCGGTTTGGGAGCAGGCGGAGGTTTTACTACTCCACAGTCGCGAGCGTCCATAGAACCACAGCTTGGGCCGGAAGAATACGCTGGCCCCAAGCCGCCCAGAATCAGGGCTAACGTGACAATAGCCAATAAAATGACAACAGATCTCAATCGGACCCGCACGTCTTACTCCGTAAGAATTGATTAGCCACTTTCCACTCGTTGTCGGCATGGGTGATGTCGTGCTGCATAGTTAGTCCTTTGGGCGCCGTAGAGGGAAGTGGCTCGCCTTCCGGCACTACACTCCACTCTGAATCTTTGGTGCAAAACAGCACAGAGACCGTGCCTTGTTTTGGATTCGAC from Brevibacterium sp. JSBI002 includes the following:
- a CDS encoding PIG-L deacetylase family protein encodes the protein MTEIPLFDDSDINRVLCVVAHPDDMEYGGSAAVSKWTDEGKEVAYLLLTRGEAGIRNMSPEEVAPLRAEEQRRACNIVGVDDLEILDFPDGLLEPTHELRRAIARKIREFRPNAVVVTTFDLQVQWGLNHVDHRHAGVATVDAIRDADNPWVFTDLKDEGLEAWKADRLLINGAQPTHAVVLTAAHVDRGVRSLEAHKVYLDALSDHPAPKDMIPGITTSGGELAGVDYALPITVVGM
- the tpx gene encoding thiol peroxidase; translation: MANTAFQGSPVKTVGELPAKGEQSPAFSLVGSDLGDVNSQDYSGKRVVLNIFPSLDTGVCAASVRKFNELAAGLENTTVLCVSNDLPFAQARFCGAEGIENVVTASGFRSSFGKDFGMTMVDGPLAGLLARSVVVLDEKGTVTYTQLVDEITTEPDYDSAIAALGAGSSPASRRFDS
- a CDS encoding oleate hydratase — translated: MVCRINELLIDSHWTVVIIGAGQAGLSAAHYLWRDGLAPGKDFIILDAGDGPGGAWRERWASLTLGTTNHISDLPGFPLGRPDPNVPASEIVSDYYSRFERELELCVIRPLKWTPSGPKNPDRDDSPSQPPST
- a CDS encoding NAD(P)-binding domain-containing protein → MTLSSDYLINATGTWTQPYVPFVPGIAEFEGHQLHTVNFRDVEDFRGLRTLVVGGGISATQFLLELAEVTDTLWATRRPPNFTSREFDGQWGLEVERAVRERTLSGLAPASVVRTTGLPIRREFREGIDSGVLVSRGMFDRILPHGVRFPGLGDTEPPTTSEGLGPSASDHLAVPETWAPFDEPRVEEVDVIFWNTGFRAALKHLAPLRLRTPDGGISMETEVAVKDDPRLFLVGYGSASSTVGATRAGRIAARELLKRMSGSRQPQRRSGALST